The genomic region TGCAGCAGGCCGGTGGTAACATGCAGGGCGCCATGTTCCAGGGACAGAACGTGCCGTACCAGAACGTTAACCAAAACTATCCCAGCTACGGAAATCAAGGCATGGGCCAGCAGGGTGGTCAGGGAGGCGCGATGATGGGCAACTTCAACCAGATGGCCCAACAGCAGCGTAACACACAAGCCGAGTTCTTGGCACAACAGCGGGCTGCAATGGCTGCCGGTCGGGGCCAGTATGGACAGCACGCACCCAATGTGACGATGGGCAACATGGGCGTTAATCAGGGTGCGGTTCCACCTTACCCGCGCCAGGGTGGAAAACCGGGTGTCGGAGGAAACATCCCGCAGACTCAGCAACAATTCCAGCAGCAGCGACTCCGGTTGATgatgcaacagcaacaacagcaggctGGTAAGTATCCAATGTGATCAAAGTATGTCGCTTGTACAGAACAGCAGCAGCCATGTACTAAACGCTGCATGTTTATGCGTCTTTTCGCTTTCGCAGGAATGGGACAAGGAGGGAACGCCCAAGGCATGATGCAAAACCAAGGCCAAGGTATGAGCACGCAGCAGACGCCGAACCTGGTCGCGCAATTGCAGCGTCAAATGCCGAACCAGAATAACATGATGGGCCAGCAGTATCCTCATCAACCGCCTCAGTATTAAGTCCTGCCGCGCTCTGTCCGCTTGAAAATGTTGCCGGATTCGAACATCGTCTACCGTTAGTACATATTTATTACCACTGTGACTTAGAACAGAACTATATTTCTTTGTATGAAATTcacaaatgcaataaaaatagaCCACGATATAAAAGGAAATGCTTTTGAATGCCCGGCCGTAAAATTATTCGTCAAATTATCACGCCTTCTTGGTTTTTGAGTTCATGGAGTCTGTGATCGTTGCTGTGGACATGTATTGATTCTATCAAAAGTTTGAAAGAATCTTTCAATAAAGAAGCTGTTTCTTATTTCTTTTACGTGTTGTAGAGTTTCCTTAGAAACAATATCCTCTCTCTAGAACGTATTATGTAGATTACGATTTCCtgctggaaaattattttaaattctgTAACAAACTGACAAACGTTCTGCCAGCGCTGGCTTGACAGTTAGCGGAGCCAGAAAGAACGTCAAAGACAGAACggttgtttgtaaacaaatcgcGCAACGAAAAGTTCACTGCGAACCATTTATGCCTACATTCCCGCAGTTGCATTCCCGGATTTTCTCGCACTGAAATGGAAACAAGATCACCAAACATTGTTGCCGGTGAGGCATCGGAAACGGACGATGACGAAGCGGAGGTAAGTGGGGGCGcacgaaacaagaaaaacccaCCGCGGAGAGTGAAAGTTGTGTGGCTGGGTAAGGTTGTAAAACGTGACCGCTAAtcgagtgattttttttttgtttgctcccaAAAGGTAATCTCAGTTGAAAAAGGAATAACCCACATATCGCCGAGCTATGCTGGCAATGAACCACCAATGTCTCCATCGTACACATTGGCCCGGGAAGCCGTTGAATCATCGTCCGTCGCGGCAGCATCCGACGAGGAGCTCCAAAGACTGCATGTGAGACGAGCGATGAGTAAGAAATGGGGAAATTGCATGTCGTGACCGGAAAGGTAGAAGATTTACTAACTCCTTCATTTATTTACTCCGTCATGATC from Anopheles coustani chromosome 3, idAnoCousDA_361_x.2, whole genome shotgun sequence harbors:
- the LOC131259040 gene encoding uncharacterized protein LOC131259040, whose amino-acid sequence is METRSPNIVAGEASETDDDEAEVISVEKGITHISPSYAGNEPPMSPSYTLAREAVESSSVAAASDEELQRLHVRRAMNERCISMLNEFIHTTVISVSKQLNETDNFLMKSQMVLQNTTVSVKKMNDNTHQMKSKLQDILTSSFLPNINI